The proteins below are encoded in one region of Girardinichthys multiradiatus isolate DD_20200921_A chromosome 19, DD_fGirMul_XY1, whole genome shotgun sequence:
- the numb gene encoding protein numb homolog isoform X1, with amino-acid sequence MNKLRQSFRRKKDIYVPESSRPHQWQTDEEAVRSGKCSFAVKYLGHVEVEESRGMHICEDAVKRLKTDRKFFKGFFAKVGKKATRAVLWVSADGLRVVDDKTKDLILDQTIEKVSFCAPDRNFERAFSYICRDGTTRRWICHCFMAVKDSGERLSHAVGCAFAACLERKQKREKECGVTATFDANRTTFTREGSFRVTTATEAAEREEVMRQLQDAKKETEVKVAGNSANSVTNSSVHQPGSSPSPSSSPPLSVAAMGPQVIPRRHAPVEALARQGSFRGFPVLSQKTSPFKRQLSLRMNELPSTMQRKSDFPMKNTVPEVEGEGDSISSLCTQIATAFSGPPEDPFSSAPMPKPASSPQSPVAPVNGTMPAFSAAVAAAAAAAAAAAAATANSSVLHPALPARETNPWATNPAGPPALAHLGGDWPLTTPVIVAPPTASPGLSAHKRTPSEADRWLEEVTKSVRVPQSKPVTAESTPPPQPFGAPSQMPIASVSIVPPVPFFPPLPPTVPIVPPRQPTFHAQAPASYPVSNGLPFSQPSMPVFGITPSQMVANVFGSATQPQPFPLPASTTPQTDAQAINNISPYIKPPLPTEVNPATLHPPNGRAAFNGADGWAASSHIASSSQYVQSAPAQQEDAFEAQWAALENRPHQRTTPSPTNPFSTELQKTFEIQL; translated from the exons GACAGGAAATTCTTCAAAGGATTCTTTGCTAAA GTTGGGAAGAAGGCAACGCGAGCTGTGTTGTGGGTGTCTGCTGATGGTCTTCGTGTCGTTGACGACAAAACAAAG GACCTGATTCTGGATCAGACAATAGAGAAGGTTTCGTTCTGCGCTCCAGACAGGAACTTTGAGAGAGCGTTCTCTTACATCTGCAGGGATGGCACCACACGACGCTGGATCTGCCACTGTTTTATGGCCGTTAAAGACTCA GGAGAGCGGCTCAGTCATGCTGTGGGCTGTGCGTTTGCTGCCTGTctggaaagaaaacagaagcGGGAGAAGGAGTGTGGCGTCACAGCAACCTTTGATGCTAACAGAACCACTTTTACCCGGGAAGGCTCATTTCGCGTTACCACGGCAACAGAGGctgcagagagagaagaagTCATGAGGCAACTGCAGGATGCTAAGAAAG AGACAGAAGTGAAGGTTGCCGGAAACTCGGCCAACAGTGTGACCAACTCTTCAGTGCACCAGCCAGGAAGTTCCCCGTCTCCCTCGTCCTCTCCGCCTCTATCTGTGGCCGCGATGGGACCTCAGGTGATACCCCGCAGACACGCGCCGGTGGAGGCTCTCGCCCGGCAGGGCTCCTTCAGAGGCTTCCCGGTCCTCAGCCAGAAGACCTCTCCCTTCAAACGACAGCTGTCACTGCGCATGAATGAGCTGCCCTCCACCATGCAGCGAAAATCTGACTTCCCTATGAAAAACACAG TCCCTGAGGTGGAAGGAGAAGGTGACAGCATCAGTTCACTGTGCACTCAGATCGCTACTGCTTTCAGTGGACCCCCAGAGGACCCGTTCTCTTCCGCTCCAATGCCAAAACCAGCGTCCTCTCCACAGTCTCCTGTGGCACCAG TGAATGGCACCATGCCTGCCTTCTCTGCTGCTGTCgccgctgctgcagctgctgcagctgctgcagctgctgccacTGCCAACTCCTCAGTCCTGCACCCAGCATTGCCTGCTCGAGAGACTAACCCCTGGGCTACAAACCCAGCAGGACCCCCGGCTTTGGCCCACCTAG GAGGGGACTGGCCATTAACGACACCAGTAATAGTAGCCCCTCCCACTGCCTCTCCAGGGTTGTCCGCTCACAAACGCACACCATCAGAAGCAGACCGGTGGTTGGAAGAAGTCACCAAATCTGTCCGAGTACCACAGTCTAAACCAGTCACTGCAGAAAGCACGCCTCCTCCCCAGCCATTTGGTGCCCCTTCGCAGATGCCAATAGCTTCTGTCTCTATTGTTCCCCCTGTGCCCTTTTTTCCCCCTCTACCCCCTACTGTCCCCATCGTGCCCCCCCGCCAGCCCACTTTCCACGCTCAGGCTCCGGCATCCTACCCAGTGTCCAACGGGCTGCCGTTTTCTCAGCCCAGCATGCCTGTGTTTGGCATAACTCCTTCACAGATGGTGGCTAATGTGTTTGGCTCTGCTACCCAACCCCAGCCTTTTCCTCTCCCAGCCTCCACAACACCACAGACTGATGCTCAGGCCATTAACAATATTTCCCCATACATTAAACCCCCACTGCCCACGGAGGTAAACCCCGCTACCCTCCACCCCCCTAATGGCAGGGCTGCCTTTAACGGGGCTGATGGCTGGGCGGCTTCATCGCATATTGCTTCATCTTCTCAGTATGTCCAGTCTGCACCAGCGCAGCAGGAAGATGCTTTTGAAGCCCAGTGGGCAGCCCTGGAGAACCGCCCGCACCAGCGCACCACCCCCTCCCCCACAAACCCCTTCTCCACCGAGCTACAAAAGACTTTTGAGATCCAACTCTGA
- the numb gene encoding protein numb homolog isoform X2: MNKLRQSFRRKKDIYVPESSRPHQWQTDEEAVRSGKCSFAVKYLGHVEVEESRGMHICEDAVKRLKTVGKKATRAVLWVSADGLRVVDDKTKDLILDQTIEKVSFCAPDRNFERAFSYICRDGTTRRWICHCFMAVKDSGERLSHAVGCAFAACLERKQKREKECGVTATFDANRTTFTREGSFRVTTATEAAEREEVMRQLQDAKKETEVKVAGNSANSVTNSSVHQPGSSPSPSSSPPLSVAAMGPQVIPRRHAPVEALARQGSFRGFPVLSQKTSPFKRQLSLRMNELPSTMQRKSDFPMKNTVPEVEGEGDSISSLCTQIATAFSGPPEDPFSSAPMPKPASSPQSPVAPVNGTMPAFSAAVAAAAAAAAAAAAATANSSVLHPALPARETNPWATNPAGPPALAHLGGDWPLTTPVIVAPPTASPGLSAHKRTPSEADRWLEEVTKSVRVPQSKPVTAESTPPPQPFGAPSQMPIASVSIVPPVPFFPPLPPTVPIVPPRQPTFHAQAPASYPVSNGLPFSQPSMPVFGITPSQMVANVFGSATQPQPFPLPASTTPQTDAQAINNISPYIKPPLPTEVNPATLHPPNGRAAFNGADGWAASSHIASSSQYVQSAPAQQEDAFEAQWAALENRPHQRTTPSPTNPFSTELQKTFEIQL, from the exons GTTGGGAAGAAGGCAACGCGAGCTGTGTTGTGGGTGTCTGCTGATGGTCTTCGTGTCGTTGACGACAAAACAAAG GACCTGATTCTGGATCAGACAATAGAGAAGGTTTCGTTCTGCGCTCCAGACAGGAACTTTGAGAGAGCGTTCTCTTACATCTGCAGGGATGGCACCACACGACGCTGGATCTGCCACTGTTTTATGGCCGTTAAAGACTCA GGAGAGCGGCTCAGTCATGCTGTGGGCTGTGCGTTTGCTGCCTGTctggaaagaaaacagaagcGGGAGAAGGAGTGTGGCGTCACAGCAACCTTTGATGCTAACAGAACCACTTTTACCCGGGAAGGCTCATTTCGCGTTACCACGGCAACAGAGGctgcagagagagaagaagTCATGAGGCAACTGCAGGATGCTAAGAAAG AGACAGAAGTGAAGGTTGCCGGAAACTCGGCCAACAGTGTGACCAACTCTTCAGTGCACCAGCCAGGAAGTTCCCCGTCTCCCTCGTCCTCTCCGCCTCTATCTGTGGCCGCGATGGGACCTCAGGTGATACCCCGCAGACACGCGCCGGTGGAGGCTCTCGCCCGGCAGGGCTCCTTCAGAGGCTTCCCGGTCCTCAGCCAGAAGACCTCTCCCTTCAAACGACAGCTGTCACTGCGCATGAATGAGCTGCCCTCCACCATGCAGCGAAAATCTGACTTCCCTATGAAAAACACAG TCCCTGAGGTGGAAGGAGAAGGTGACAGCATCAGTTCACTGTGCACTCAGATCGCTACTGCTTTCAGTGGACCCCCAGAGGACCCGTTCTCTTCCGCTCCAATGCCAAAACCAGCGTCCTCTCCACAGTCTCCTGTGGCACCAG TGAATGGCACCATGCCTGCCTTCTCTGCTGCTGTCgccgctgctgcagctgctgcagctgctgcagctgctgccacTGCCAACTCCTCAGTCCTGCACCCAGCATTGCCTGCTCGAGAGACTAACCCCTGGGCTACAAACCCAGCAGGACCCCCGGCTTTGGCCCACCTAG GAGGGGACTGGCCATTAACGACACCAGTAATAGTAGCCCCTCCCACTGCCTCTCCAGGGTTGTCCGCTCACAAACGCACACCATCAGAAGCAGACCGGTGGTTGGAAGAAGTCACCAAATCTGTCCGAGTACCACAGTCTAAACCAGTCACTGCAGAAAGCACGCCTCCTCCCCAGCCATTTGGTGCCCCTTCGCAGATGCCAATAGCTTCTGTCTCTATTGTTCCCCCTGTGCCCTTTTTTCCCCCTCTACCCCCTACTGTCCCCATCGTGCCCCCCCGCCAGCCCACTTTCCACGCTCAGGCTCCGGCATCCTACCCAGTGTCCAACGGGCTGCCGTTTTCTCAGCCCAGCATGCCTGTGTTTGGCATAACTCCTTCACAGATGGTGGCTAATGTGTTTGGCTCTGCTACCCAACCCCAGCCTTTTCCTCTCCCAGCCTCCACAACACCACAGACTGATGCTCAGGCCATTAACAATATTTCCCCATACATTAAACCCCCACTGCCCACGGAGGTAAACCCCGCTACCCTCCACCCCCCTAATGGCAGGGCTGCCTTTAACGGGGCTGATGGCTGGGCGGCTTCATCGCATATTGCTTCATCTTCTCAGTATGTCCAGTCTGCACCAGCGCAGCAGGAAGATGCTTTTGAAGCCCAGTGGGCAGCCCTGGAGAACCGCCCGCACCAGCGCACCACCCCCTCCCCCACAAACCCCTTCTCCACCGAGCTACAAAAGACTTTTGAGATCCAACTCTGA